Proteins co-encoded in one Neodiprion lecontei isolate iyNeoLeco1 chromosome 3, iyNeoLeco1.1, whole genome shotgun sequence genomic window:
- the LOC107220618 gene encoding ras GTPase-activating protein-binding protein 1 isoform X2 — translation MVMEASPSPQSVGREFVRQYYTLLNKAPSHLHRFYNNHSSFVHGGLDAPNREINPAIGQKQIHQKIQQLNFRDCHAKISQVDSQATLGNGVVVQVTGELSNAGQPMRRFTQTFVLAAQAPKKYYVHNDIFRYQDLGFPDEEEGEVEGGDGGIGEGVGEREPEEGVRSEPEEDEQPNQGHQLPPATAPPEPQGPPSLIPSQQPQLQQQQQHVYYAPPPQQPVHPVMQQVAINGSVHDESPLINQQQHAHTYISEPATQEQFVQEPEPEVVPEQQPQVKEEPQIPVEESQEPLDAEPEQHSISDSQPEVPVPTPATNNSGPKTYANLVKSFATATGSASPQAPKASMSPPPITHQRLDDRISVPAVNAGSILTTPSNVSSNQQQVHRGVGGNQQQQSQQQPQQQQPQQQPQQQQQQQPQQQQQQQQQQQQQRPPRGGPVQRDGERRGGRQVQYGDSHQLFLGNLPLDASEDQLRQLFEQYGPVADLRVHSKQNERGKTPHGTSNTSRVPNYGFITFEDHQSVVNVLQSLPIHFPDENRTKLNVEEKKVRPRMSMEGGGGRPSTGDGSVRPMGGQQQRGPGGPGGVIRGSGQPRVGRGSFSRGGDGGRGGGMRQPGNHNYQNRR, via the exons ATGGTCATGGAGGCATCCCCCTCGCCCCAATCTGTCGGCCGCGAGTTCGTCCGACAATACTATACTTTGCTGAACAAGGCCCCGTCCCACCTGCATAG GTTCTATAATAACCACTCGTCGTTTGTTCATGGAGGGCTGGACGCTCCTAACAGAGAAATAAATCCAGCTATTGGTCAGAAACAAATCCATCAAAAAATCCAACAATTGAATTTTCGCGATTGTCATGCAAAGATCAGTCAAGTTGACTCACAGGCTACACTTGGGAATGGTGTTGTTGTTCAG GTGACAGGAGAGCTGTCTAATGCAGGACAGCCGATGCGTCGCTTCACACAAACGTTTGTTTTGGCTGCGCAAGCACCAAAAAAGTACTACGTTCATAATGACATCTTTCGTTACCAAGACCTTGGCTTCCCTGATGAGGAAGAAGGAGAAGTTGAAGGTGGTGATGGGGGTATAGGTGAAGGCGTTGGTGAACGGGAACCTGAAGAAGGTGTGCGTTCGGAACCAGAAGAGGATGAACAACCCAATCAAGGGCATCAGTTGCCACCGGCAACTGCACCTCCAGAGCCACAAGGTCCACCTTCCCTTATTCCAAGTCAACAACCACAGCttcaacagcaacagcaacacgTATACTACGCCCCGCCACCTCAGCAACCC GTGCATCCGGTCATGCAACAAGTGGCAATTAATGGTTCTGTTCATGATGAATCACCTCTAATCAATCAGCAGCAGCATGCCCATACGTACATTTCTGAACCTGCAACTCAGGAACAATTTGTTCAGGAACCAGAGCCCGAAGTGGTTCCTGAACAACAGCCGCAGGTGAAAGAAGAACCTCAAATTCCAGTTGAGGAGTCTCAGGAGCCGTTAGATGCTGAACCGGAACAGCATTCGATTTCAGATTCTCAACCGGAAGTCCCAGTGCCAACCCCAGCCACCAACAATAGCGGACCTAAAACCTATGCAAATTTAGTCAAATCTTTTGCCACCGCAACTGGTTCGGCTAGCCCACAAGCGCCTAAGGCATCCATGTCACCA CCACCCATCACACATCAACGTCTTGATGATCGCATTTCGGTACCTGCTGTGAACGCTGGATCTATTCTCACCACCCCTTCGAACGTCAGTTCCAATCAACAGCAGGTTCATAGAGGTGTTGGAGGaaaccaacaacaacaatcacAACAGCAACCACAACAACAGCAACCACAACAGCAAccacaacaacagcagcaacaacaaccacaacaacagcaacaacaacaacaacaacaacaacaacaacggcCTCCACGAGGAGGACCTGTGCAACGAG ATGGTGAACGTCGTGGGGGCCGGCAAGTCCAGTACGGCGATTctcatcaattatttttggGTAATCTTCCACTGGATGCTTCAGAAGATCAATTGCGTCAATTATTCGAGCAATACGGTCCAGTAGCTGATCTACGTGTTCACAGCAAACAAAACGAAAGAGGAAAAACCCCCCATGGCACATCCAATACTAGCAGAGTTCCCAACTACGGATTTATTACGTTTGAGGATCACCAGTCCGTCGTAAACGTTCTGCAAAGTTTG CCAATCCATTTCCCTGATGAAAATCGTACGAAGTTGAATGTGGAGGAAAAGAAAGTTAGGCCAAGGATGTCAATGGAAGGGGGAGGTGGGAGGCCGTCTACCGGAGATGGTTCAGTACGCCCAATGGGCGGCCAACAGCAACGTGGGCCAG GGGGTCCAGGTGGTGTGATAAGAGGTAGTGGACAGCCACGCGTCGGTCGTGGAAGCTTTTCACGCGGAGGAGATGGTGGCCGAGGGGGTGGTATGAGACAACCAGGCAATCACAACTATCAGAATCGTCGTTAA
- the LOC107220618 gene encoding ras GTPase-activating protein-binding protein 1 isoform X1, with protein MVMEASPSPQSVGREFVRQYYTLLNKAPSHLHRFYNNHSSFVHGGLDAPNREINPAIGQKQIHQKIQQLNFRDCHAKISQVDSQATLGNGVVVQVTGELSNAGQPMRRFTQTFVLAAQAPKKYYVHNDIFRYQDLGFPDEEEGEVEGGDGGIGEGVGEREPEEGVRSEPEEDEQPNQGHQLPPATAPPEPQGPPSLIPSQQPQLQQQQQHVYYAPPPQQPVHPVMQQVAINGSVHDESPLINQQQHAHTYISEPATQEQFVQEPEPEVVPEQQPQVKEEPQIPVEESQEPLDAEPEQHSISDSQPEVPVPTPATNNSGPKTYANLVKSFATATGSASPQAPKASMSPPPITHQRLDDRISVPAVNAGSILTTPSNVSSNQQQVHRGVGGNQQQQSQQQPQQQQPQQQPQQQQQQQPQQQQQQQQQQQQQRPPRGGPVQRGMGRGPSRPPFSDDNGWDGERRGGRQVQYGDSHQLFLGNLPLDASEDQLRQLFEQYGPVADLRVHSKQNERGKTPHGTSNTSRVPNYGFITFEDHQSVVNVLQSLPIHFPDENRTKLNVEEKKVRPRMSMEGGGGRPSTGDGSVRPMGGQQQRGPGGPGGVIRGSGQPRVGRGSFSRGGDGGRGGGMRQPGNHNYQNRR; from the exons ATGGTCATGGAGGCATCCCCCTCGCCCCAATCTGTCGGCCGCGAGTTCGTCCGACAATACTATACTTTGCTGAACAAGGCCCCGTCCCACCTGCATAG GTTCTATAATAACCACTCGTCGTTTGTTCATGGAGGGCTGGACGCTCCTAACAGAGAAATAAATCCAGCTATTGGTCAGAAACAAATCCATCAAAAAATCCAACAATTGAATTTTCGCGATTGTCATGCAAAGATCAGTCAAGTTGACTCACAGGCTACACTTGGGAATGGTGTTGTTGTTCAG GTGACAGGAGAGCTGTCTAATGCAGGACAGCCGATGCGTCGCTTCACACAAACGTTTGTTTTGGCTGCGCAAGCACCAAAAAAGTACTACGTTCATAATGACATCTTTCGTTACCAAGACCTTGGCTTCCCTGATGAGGAAGAAGGAGAAGTTGAAGGTGGTGATGGGGGTATAGGTGAAGGCGTTGGTGAACGGGAACCTGAAGAAGGTGTGCGTTCGGAACCAGAAGAGGATGAACAACCCAATCAAGGGCATCAGTTGCCACCGGCAACTGCACCTCCAGAGCCACAAGGTCCACCTTCCCTTATTCCAAGTCAACAACCACAGCttcaacagcaacagcaacacgTATACTACGCCCCGCCACCTCAGCAACCC GTGCATCCGGTCATGCAACAAGTGGCAATTAATGGTTCTGTTCATGATGAATCACCTCTAATCAATCAGCAGCAGCATGCCCATACGTACATTTCTGAACCTGCAACTCAGGAACAATTTGTTCAGGAACCAGAGCCCGAAGTGGTTCCTGAACAACAGCCGCAGGTGAAAGAAGAACCTCAAATTCCAGTTGAGGAGTCTCAGGAGCCGTTAGATGCTGAACCGGAACAGCATTCGATTTCAGATTCTCAACCGGAAGTCCCAGTGCCAACCCCAGCCACCAACAATAGCGGACCTAAAACCTATGCAAATTTAGTCAAATCTTTTGCCACCGCAACTGGTTCGGCTAGCCCACAAGCGCCTAAGGCATCCATGTCACCA CCACCCATCACACATCAACGTCTTGATGATCGCATTTCGGTACCTGCTGTGAACGCTGGATCTATTCTCACCACCCCTTCGAACGTCAGTTCCAATCAACAGCAGGTTCATAGAGGTGTTGGAGGaaaccaacaacaacaatcacAACAGCAACCACAACAACAGCAACCACAACAGCAAccacaacaacagcagcaacaacaaccacaacaacagcaacaacaacaacaacaacaacaacaacaacggcCTCCACGAGGAGGACCTGTGCAACGAGGTATGGGCAGGGGACCATCCCGCCCCCCCTTCTCTGATGACAACGGCTGGG ATGGTGAACGTCGTGGGGGCCGGCAAGTCCAGTACGGCGATTctcatcaattatttttggGTAATCTTCCACTGGATGCTTCAGAAGATCAATTGCGTCAATTATTCGAGCAATACGGTCCAGTAGCTGATCTACGTGTTCACAGCAAACAAAACGAAAGAGGAAAAACCCCCCATGGCACATCCAATACTAGCAGAGTTCCCAACTACGGATTTATTACGTTTGAGGATCACCAGTCCGTCGTAAACGTTCTGCAAAGTTTG CCAATCCATTTCCCTGATGAAAATCGTACGAAGTTGAATGTGGAGGAAAAGAAAGTTAGGCCAAGGATGTCAATGGAAGGGGGAGGTGGGAGGCCGTCTACCGGAGATGGTTCAGTACGCCCAATGGGCGGCCAACAGCAACGTGGGCCAG GGGGTCCAGGTGGTGTGATAAGAGGTAGTGGACAGCCACGCGTCGGTCGTGGAAGCTTTTCACGCGGAGGAGATGGTGGCCGAGGGGGTGGTATGAGACAACCAGGCAATCACAACTATCAGAATCGTCGTTAA
- the LOC107220618 gene encoding ras GTPase-activating protein-binding protein 1 isoform X3, with translation MVMEASPSPQSVGREFVRQYYTLLNKAPSHLHRFYNNHSSFVHGGLDAPNREINPAIGQKQIHQKIQQLNFRDCHAKISQVDSQATLGNGVVVQVTGELSNAGQPMRRFTQTFVLAAQAPKKYYVHNDIFRYQDLGFPDEEEGEVEGGDGGIGEGVGEREPEEGVRSEPEEDEQPNQGHQLPPATAPPEPQGPPSLIPSQQPQLQQQQQHVYYAPPPQQPEPEPEVVPEQQPQVKEEPQIPVEESQEPLDAEPEQHSISDSQPEVPVPTPATNNSGPKTYANLVKSFATATGSASPQAPKASMSPPPITHQRLDDRISVPAVNAGSILTTPSNVSSNQQQVHRGVGGNQQQQSQQQPQQQQPQQQPQQQQQQQPQQQQQQQQQQQQQRPPRGGPVQRGMGRGPSRPPFSDDNGWDGERRGGRQVQYGDSHQLFLGNLPLDASEDQLRQLFEQYGPVADLRVHSKQNERGKTPHGTSNTSRVPNYGFITFEDHQSVVNVLQSLPIHFPDENRTKLNVEEKKVRPRMSMEGGGGRPSTGDGSVRPMGGQQQRGPGGPGGVIRGSGQPRVGRGSFSRGGDGGRGGGMRQPGNHNYQNRR, from the exons ATGGTCATGGAGGCATCCCCCTCGCCCCAATCTGTCGGCCGCGAGTTCGTCCGACAATACTATACTTTGCTGAACAAGGCCCCGTCCCACCTGCATAG GTTCTATAATAACCACTCGTCGTTTGTTCATGGAGGGCTGGACGCTCCTAACAGAGAAATAAATCCAGCTATTGGTCAGAAACAAATCCATCAAAAAATCCAACAATTGAATTTTCGCGATTGTCATGCAAAGATCAGTCAAGTTGACTCACAGGCTACACTTGGGAATGGTGTTGTTGTTCAG GTGACAGGAGAGCTGTCTAATGCAGGACAGCCGATGCGTCGCTTCACACAAACGTTTGTTTTGGCTGCGCAAGCACCAAAAAAGTACTACGTTCATAATGACATCTTTCGTTACCAAGACCTTGGCTTCCCTGATGAGGAAGAAGGAGAAGTTGAAGGTGGTGATGGGGGTATAGGTGAAGGCGTTGGTGAACGGGAACCTGAAGAAGGTGTGCGTTCGGAACCAGAAGAGGATGAACAACCCAATCAAGGGCATCAGTTGCCACCGGCAACTGCACCTCCAGAGCCACAAGGTCCACCTTCCCTTATTCCAAGTCAACAACCACAGCttcaacagcaacagcaacacgTATACTACGCCCCGCCACCTCAGCAACCC GAACCAGAGCCCGAAGTGGTTCCTGAACAACAGCCGCAGGTGAAAGAAGAACCTCAAATTCCAGTTGAGGAGTCTCAGGAGCCGTTAGATGCTGAACCGGAACAGCATTCGATTTCAGATTCTCAACCGGAAGTCCCAGTGCCAACCCCAGCCACCAACAATAGCGGACCTAAAACCTATGCAAATTTAGTCAAATCTTTTGCCACCGCAACTGGTTCGGCTAGCCCACAAGCGCCTAAGGCATCCATGTCACCA CCACCCATCACACATCAACGTCTTGATGATCGCATTTCGGTACCTGCTGTGAACGCTGGATCTATTCTCACCACCCCTTCGAACGTCAGTTCCAATCAACAGCAGGTTCATAGAGGTGTTGGAGGaaaccaacaacaacaatcacAACAGCAACCACAACAACAGCAACCACAACAGCAAccacaacaacagcagcaacaacaaccacaacaacagcaacaacaacaacaacaacaacaacaacaacggcCTCCACGAGGAGGACCTGTGCAACGAGGTATGGGCAGGGGACCATCCCGCCCCCCCTTCTCTGATGACAACGGCTGGG ATGGTGAACGTCGTGGGGGCCGGCAAGTCCAGTACGGCGATTctcatcaattatttttggGTAATCTTCCACTGGATGCTTCAGAAGATCAATTGCGTCAATTATTCGAGCAATACGGTCCAGTAGCTGATCTACGTGTTCACAGCAAACAAAACGAAAGAGGAAAAACCCCCCATGGCACATCCAATACTAGCAGAGTTCCCAACTACGGATTTATTACGTTTGAGGATCACCAGTCCGTCGTAAACGTTCTGCAAAGTTTG CCAATCCATTTCCCTGATGAAAATCGTACGAAGTTGAATGTGGAGGAAAAGAAAGTTAGGCCAAGGATGTCAATGGAAGGGGGAGGTGGGAGGCCGTCTACCGGAGATGGTTCAGTACGCCCAATGGGCGGCCAACAGCAACGTGGGCCAG GGGGTCCAGGTGGTGTGATAAGAGGTAGTGGACAGCCACGCGTCGGTCGTGGAAGCTTTTCACGCGGAGGAGATGGTGGCCGAGGGGGTGGTATGAGACAACCAGGCAATCACAACTATCAGAATCGTCGTTAA
- the LOC107220616 gene encoding RNA-binding protein squid isoform X3: MADQENKDFSEDIADQSFEQNGDAENGGGDATENGQESQEDRSGGANQESLNDRKLFVGGLSWETTDKELRDHFGSYGDIESINVKTDPNTGRSRGFAFIVFARAESLDKIMAAGDHVINNKKVDPKKAKARHGKIFVGGLSTELTDDDIKNFFSQFGSIVEVEMPFDKTKNQRKGFCFITFESEQVVNELLKTPKQTINGKEVDVKKATPKPDGMGGMRGSGAGGRGGRGGRGGRGRGFGGQGGWGQGGYGGGYGGGYGQGGYGGGYDGYGGGYDYYGGGYGGYGGYDYSGYDFLPYNKSHNSTNHHSIKPRQQQRKQPIKNSPQQ, encoded by the exons ATGGCTGATCAGGAGAATAAGGACTTCAGCGAAGACATCGCGGACCAGAGCTTTGAACAGAATGGTGATGCTGAAAACGGTGGCGGTGACGCTACAGAAAATGGCCAAGAATCGCAGGAAGACAG GTCGGGTGGAGCGAACCAGGAGTCTCTCAATGATAG AAAATTGTTCGTCGGAGGGCTTAGCTGGGAAACTACTGACA AGGAGCTAAGAGATCACTTTGGTTCATATGGTGATATTGAAAGTATCAACGTCAAGACAGATCCGAACACCGGACGGTCTCGAGGATTCGCGTTCATTGTTTTTGCTCGAGCTGAATCACTAGATAAG ATCATGGCTGCTGGTGATCACGTAATCAATAACAAGAAAGTTGATCCCAAAAAAGCGAAGGCTCGTCATGGAAAGATCTTTGTTGGAGGTCTTTCGACAGAACTGACCGATGACGACATCAAAAACTTCTTTTCCCAATTTGGTTCT ATTGTTGAAGTAGAGATGCCGTTTGATAAGACAAAGAACCAGAGGAAAGGGTTCTGCTTCATCACATTTGAATCGGAACAAGTAGTAAATGAACTATTGAAAACACCAAAACAAACTATTAACGGAAAAGAG GTTGACGTAAAGAAAGCAACTCCCAAACCCGACGGGATGGGTGGCATGCGTGGCAGTGGCGCTGGAGGTCGCGGAGGACGTGGAGGTCGAGGGGGACGAGGCCGAGGATTCGGCGGTCAAGGCGGTTGGGGTCAAGGCGGCTACGGTGGCGGTTACGGCGGCGGTTACGGCCAGGGTGGATATGGAGGTGGCTATGATGGTTATGGAGGTGGATACGACTATTATGGCGGTGGTTATGGCGGTTATGGTGGCTACGACTACAGTGGATACG ATTTCCTGCCCTATAACAAATCTCACAACTCGACGAATCATCATTCCATTAAACCCCGTCAACAACAGCGCAAACAACCCATCAAAAACAGTCCACAGCAATAG
- the LOC107220616 gene encoding RNA-binding protein squid isoform X1, whose protein sequence is MADQENKDFSEDIADQSFEQNGDAENGGGDATENGQESQEDRSGGANQESLNDRKLFVGGLSWETTDKELRDHFGSYGDIESINVKTDPNTGRSRGFAFIVFARAESLDKIMAAGDHVINNKKVDPKKAKARHGKIFVGGLSTELTDDDIKNFFSQFGSIVEVEMPFDKTKNQRKGFCFITFESEQVVNELLKTPKQTINGKEVDVKKATPKPDGMGGMRGSGAGGRGGRGGRGGRGRGFGGQGGWGQGGYGGGYGGGYGQGGYGGGYDGYGGGYDYYGGGYGGYGGYDYSGYDGYGYGGGSYDGGYSGGRGGARGKGGSGYGGKQRGGGRQNQRHQPY, encoded by the exons ATGGCTGATCAGGAGAATAAGGACTTCAGCGAAGACATCGCGGACCAGAGCTTTGAACAGAATGGTGATGCTGAAAACGGTGGCGGTGACGCTACAGAAAATGGCCAAGAATCGCAGGAAGACAG GTCGGGTGGAGCGAACCAGGAGTCTCTCAATGATAG AAAATTGTTCGTCGGAGGGCTTAGCTGGGAAACTACTGACA AGGAGCTAAGAGATCACTTTGGTTCATATGGTGATATTGAAAGTATCAACGTCAAGACAGATCCGAACACCGGACGGTCTCGAGGATTCGCGTTCATTGTTTTTGCTCGAGCTGAATCACTAGATAAG ATCATGGCTGCTGGTGATCACGTAATCAATAACAAGAAAGTTGATCCCAAAAAAGCGAAGGCTCGTCATGGAAAGATCTTTGTTGGAGGTCTTTCGACAGAACTGACCGATGACGACATCAAAAACTTCTTTTCCCAATTTGGTTCT ATTGTTGAAGTAGAGATGCCGTTTGATAAGACAAAGAACCAGAGGAAAGGGTTCTGCTTCATCACATTTGAATCGGAACAAGTAGTAAATGAACTATTGAAAACACCAAAACAAACTATTAACGGAAAAGAG GTTGACGTAAAGAAAGCAACTCCCAAACCCGACGGGATGGGTGGCATGCGTGGCAGTGGCGCTGGAGGTCGCGGAGGACGTGGAGGTCGAGGGGGACGAGGCCGAGGATTCGGCGGTCAAGGCGGTTGGGGTCAAGGCGGCTACGGTGGCGGTTACGGCGGCGGTTACGGCCAGGGTGGATATGGAGGTGGCTATGATGGTTATGGAGGTGGATACGACTATTATGGCGGTGGTTATGGCGGTTATGGTGGCTACGACTACAGTGGATACG ACGGCTATGGCTATGGCGGTGGTAGTTACGATGGTGGCTACAGTGGTGGGCGCGGTGGTGCACGCGGGAAAG GAGGCTCAGGCTACGGCGGCAAGCAGAGGGGTGGCGGTCGCCAGAACCAAAGGCACCAACCTTACTAA
- the LOC107220616 gene encoding RNA-binding protein squid isoform X2, with the protein MADQENKDFSEDIADQSFEQNGDAENGGGDATENGQESQEDRKLFVGGLSWETTDKELRDHFGSYGDIESINVKTDPNTGRSRGFAFIVFARAESLDKIMAAGDHVINNKKVDPKKAKARHGKIFVGGLSTELTDDDIKNFFSQFGSIVEVEMPFDKTKNQRKGFCFITFESEQVVNELLKTPKQTINGKEVDVKKATPKPDGMGGMRGSGAGGRGGRGGRGGRGRGFGGQGGWGQGGYGGGYGGGYGQGGYGGGYDGYGGGYDYYGGGYGGYGGYDYSGYDGYGYGGGSYDGGYSGGRGGARGKGGSGYGGKQRGGGRQNQRHQPY; encoded by the exons ATGGCTGATCAGGAGAATAAGGACTTCAGCGAAGACATCGCGGACCAGAGCTTTGAACAGAATGGTGATGCTGAAAACGGTGGCGGTGACGCTACAGAAAATGGCCAAGAATCGCAGGAAGACAG AAAATTGTTCGTCGGAGGGCTTAGCTGGGAAACTACTGACA AGGAGCTAAGAGATCACTTTGGTTCATATGGTGATATTGAAAGTATCAACGTCAAGACAGATCCGAACACCGGACGGTCTCGAGGATTCGCGTTCATTGTTTTTGCTCGAGCTGAATCACTAGATAAG ATCATGGCTGCTGGTGATCACGTAATCAATAACAAGAAAGTTGATCCCAAAAAAGCGAAGGCTCGTCATGGAAAGATCTTTGTTGGAGGTCTTTCGACAGAACTGACCGATGACGACATCAAAAACTTCTTTTCCCAATTTGGTTCT ATTGTTGAAGTAGAGATGCCGTTTGATAAGACAAAGAACCAGAGGAAAGGGTTCTGCTTCATCACATTTGAATCGGAACAAGTAGTAAATGAACTATTGAAAACACCAAAACAAACTATTAACGGAAAAGAG GTTGACGTAAAGAAAGCAACTCCCAAACCCGACGGGATGGGTGGCATGCGTGGCAGTGGCGCTGGAGGTCGCGGAGGACGTGGAGGTCGAGGGGGACGAGGCCGAGGATTCGGCGGTCAAGGCGGTTGGGGTCAAGGCGGCTACGGTGGCGGTTACGGCGGCGGTTACGGCCAGGGTGGATATGGAGGTGGCTATGATGGTTATGGAGGTGGATACGACTATTATGGCGGTGGTTATGGCGGTTATGGTGGCTACGACTACAGTGGATACG ACGGCTATGGCTATGGCGGTGGTAGTTACGATGGTGGCTACAGTGGTGGGCGCGGTGGTGCACGCGGGAAAG GAGGCTCAGGCTACGGCGGCAAGCAGAGGGGTGGCGGTCGCCAGAACCAAAGGCACCAACCTTACTAA
- the LOC107220616 gene encoding RNA-binding protein squid isoform X4: protein MADQENKDFSEDIADQSFEQNGDAENGGGDATENGQESQEDRSGGANQESLNDRKLFVGGLSWETTDKELRDHFGSYGDIESINVKTDPNTGRSRGFAFIVFARAESLDKIMAAGDHVINNKKVDPKKAKARHGKIFVGGLSTELTDDDIKNFFSQFGSIVEVEMPFDKTKNQRKGFCFITFESEQVVNELLKTPKQTINGKEVDVKKATPKPDGMGGMRGSGAGGRGGRGGRGGRGRGFGGQGGWGQGGYGGGYGGGYGQGGYGGGYDGYGGGYDYYGGGYGGYGGYDYSGYGGSGYGGKQRGGGRQNQRHQPY from the exons ATGGCTGATCAGGAGAATAAGGACTTCAGCGAAGACATCGCGGACCAGAGCTTTGAACAGAATGGTGATGCTGAAAACGGTGGCGGTGACGCTACAGAAAATGGCCAAGAATCGCAGGAAGACAG GTCGGGTGGAGCGAACCAGGAGTCTCTCAATGATAG AAAATTGTTCGTCGGAGGGCTTAGCTGGGAAACTACTGACA AGGAGCTAAGAGATCACTTTGGTTCATATGGTGATATTGAAAGTATCAACGTCAAGACAGATCCGAACACCGGACGGTCTCGAGGATTCGCGTTCATTGTTTTTGCTCGAGCTGAATCACTAGATAAG ATCATGGCTGCTGGTGATCACGTAATCAATAACAAGAAAGTTGATCCCAAAAAAGCGAAGGCTCGTCATGGAAAGATCTTTGTTGGAGGTCTTTCGACAGAACTGACCGATGACGACATCAAAAACTTCTTTTCCCAATTTGGTTCT ATTGTTGAAGTAGAGATGCCGTTTGATAAGACAAAGAACCAGAGGAAAGGGTTCTGCTTCATCACATTTGAATCGGAACAAGTAGTAAATGAACTATTGAAAACACCAAAACAAACTATTAACGGAAAAGAG GTTGACGTAAAGAAAGCAACTCCCAAACCCGACGGGATGGGTGGCATGCGTGGCAGTGGCGCTGGAGGTCGCGGAGGACGTGGAGGTCGAGGGGGACGAGGCCGAGGATTCGGCGGTCAAGGCGGTTGGGGTCAAGGCGGCTACGGTGGCGGTTACGGCGGCGGTTACGGCCAGGGTGGATATGGAGGTGGCTATGATGGTTATGGAGGTGGATACGACTATTATGGCGGTGGTTATGGCGGTTATGGTGGCTACGACTACAGTGGATACG GAGGCTCAGGCTACGGCGGCAAGCAGAGGGGTGGCGGTCGCCAGAACCAAAGGCACCAACCTTACTAA
- the LOC107220616 gene encoding RNA-binding protein squid isoform X5 has translation MADQENKDFSEDIADQSFEQNGDAENGGGDATENGQESQEDRSGGANQESLNDRKLFVGGLSWETTDKELRDHFGSYGDIESINVKTDPNTGRSRGFAFIVFARAESLDKIMAAGDHVINNKKVDPKKAKARHGKIFVGGLSTELTDDDIKNFFSQFGSIVEVEMPFDKTKNQRKGFCFITFESEQVVNELLKTPKQTINGKEVDVKKATPKPDGMGGMRGSGAGGRGGRGGRGGRGRGFGGQGGWGQGGYGGGYGGGYGQGGYGGGYDGYGGGYDYYGGGYGGYGGYDYSGYGH, from the exons ATGGCTGATCAGGAGAATAAGGACTTCAGCGAAGACATCGCGGACCAGAGCTTTGAACAGAATGGTGATGCTGAAAACGGTGGCGGTGACGCTACAGAAAATGGCCAAGAATCGCAGGAAGACAG GTCGGGTGGAGCGAACCAGGAGTCTCTCAATGATAG AAAATTGTTCGTCGGAGGGCTTAGCTGGGAAACTACTGACA AGGAGCTAAGAGATCACTTTGGTTCATATGGTGATATTGAAAGTATCAACGTCAAGACAGATCCGAACACCGGACGGTCTCGAGGATTCGCGTTCATTGTTTTTGCTCGAGCTGAATCACTAGATAAG ATCATGGCTGCTGGTGATCACGTAATCAATAACAAGAAAGTTGATCCCAAAAAAGCGAAGGCTCGTCATGGAAAGATCTTTGTTGGAGGTCTTTCGACAGAACTGACCGATGACGACATCAAAAACTTCTTTTCCCAATTTGGTTCT ATTGTTGAAGTAGAGATGCCGTTTGATAAGACAAAGAACCAGAGGAAAGGGTTCTGCTTCATCACATTTGAATCGGAACAAGTAGTAAATGAACTATTGAAAACACCAAAACAAACTATTAACGGAAAAGAG GTTGACGTAAAGAAAGCAACTCCCAAACCCGACGGGATGGGTGGCATGCGTGGCAGTGGCGCTGGAGGTCGCGGAGGACGTGGAGGTCGAGGGGGACGAGGCCGAGGATTCGGCGGTCAAGGCGGTTGGGGTCAAGGCGGCTACGGTGGCGGTTACGGCGGCGGTTACGGCCAGGGTGGATATGGAGGTGGCTATGATGGTTATGGAGGTGGATACGACTATTATGGCGGTGGTTATGGCGGTTATGGTGGCTACGACTACAGTGGATACG GCCACTAA